The Brassica oleracea var. oleracea cultivar TO1000 chromosome C7, BOL, whole genome shotgun sequence sequence GGCCACTCCTCCCACTTCTTCCACTAACTAGTAGTGGACTAGCCATTCCTCCCCATTTGGTAAGTGATATGGCCACTCCTCCCACTTCTTCCACTAACTAGTAGTGGACTAGCCATTCCTCCCCATTTGGTAAGTGATATGGCCACTCCTCCCACTTCTTCCACTAACTAGTAGTGGACTAGCCATTCCTCCCCATTTGGTAAGTGATATGGCCACTCCTCCCACTTCTTCCACTAACTAGTAGTGGACTAGCCATTCCTCCCCATTTGGTAAGTGATATGGCCACTCCTCCCACTTCTTCCACTAACTAGTAGTGGACTAGCCATTCCTCCCCATTTGGTAAGTGATATGGCCACTCCTCCCACTTCTTCCACTAACTAGTAGTGGACTAGCCATTCCTCCCCATTTGGTAAGTGATATGGCCACTCCTCCCACTTCTTCCACTAACTAGTAGTGGACTAGCCATTCCTCCCCATTTGGTAAGTGATATGGCCACTCCTCCCACTTCTTCCACTAACTAGTAGTGGACTAGCCATTCCTCCCCATTTGGTAAGTGATATGGCCACTCCTCCCACTTCTTCCACTAACTAGTAGTGGACTAGCCATTCCTCCCCATTTGGTAAGTGATATGGCCACTCCTCCCACTTCTTCCACTAACTAGTAGTGGACTAGCCATTCCTCCCCATTTGGTAAGTGATATGGCCACTCCTCCCACTTCTTCCACTAACTAGTAGTGGACTAGCCATTCCTCCCCATTTGGTAAGTGATATGGCCACTCCTCCCACTTCTTCCACTAACTAGTAGTGGACTAGCCATTCCTCCCCATTTGGTAAGTGATATGGCCACTCCTCCCACTTCTTCCACTAACTAGTAGTGGACTAGCCATTCCTCCCCATTTGGTAAGTGATATGGCCACTCCTCCCACTTCTTCCACTAACTAGTAGTGGACTAGCCATTCCTCCCCATTTGGTAAGTGATATGGCCACTCCTCCCACTTCTTCCACTAACTAGTAGTGGACTAGCCATTCCTCCCCATTTGGTAAGTGATATGGCCACTCCTCCCACTTCTTCCACTAACTAGTAGTGGACTAGCCATTCCTCCCCATTTGGTAAGTGATATGGCCACTCCTCCCACTTCTTCCACTAACTAGTAGTGGACTAGCCATTCCTCCCCATTTGGTAAGTGATATGGCCACTCCTCCCACTTCTTCCACTAACTAGTAGTGGACTAGCCATTCCTCCCCATTTGGTAAGTGATATGGCCACTCCTCCCACTTCTTCCACTAACTAGTAGTGGACTAGCCATTCCTCCCCATTTGGTAAGTGATATGACCACTTCTCCCACTTCCTCCACTACTTCCCTTTGTTTAATTCTTCATGTCAACACGAACAAATGCTGTTTAGGTTGATCGCTAACAGACTGTTCCCAAAGAATCATGGTGAAGTCATCAGAACCTGAAACCAATCTTTCGCCATACTCTCCTTTTGCTTGGTCGTATCTTTTGAGGGCAGCCTTTCTAACTTCTTCAGGCGAGGAGGAATATTGTTTTCCAGTGTGGTCAAAGGCTCCTGTCCGGAGAACATAATCTGTGCTCAATGCAAGGGAGTTCACCCAATGCCCATGCTTCTTTAATTGCGCTTTCAAACATGGAAGGCCCTCGGGAGTAACTTGCCACATCTTTATCGTACAGTCTTGAGAACCCGTATATATGATACCATCTCCACCCCATTTGACACAGGTCACGCCACGTGTATGCCCACTGAGGCAAGTTACAGATTTTTTAAGTGTGATGTCCCATATCCTTGCGTCCTCATCTTTGCTGGAAGTTACAAACCGACGGCACGGGTAGGTAAGGTGGACAGGCTCCCACGAGATGCTAGTAATCCATTTCTTGTGGCCTCTAAGGGGGCTGCCATCTAGCTTTCCGGTTTTTGGTATCCAGCAACAGATATTACCAGCTAGATCACCACTAACAAGATGCTTACCATCTGGAGACCATGCAACTGACAGAACCCAGTTCGTGTGCCCTGAAAGTAAAGAGGATACATATATTAGGAAACAGGAGGCGTCGAGAAAGAACAAAAATAATTATTTTTCGAACCTATGCATGTAAACATTGGAGTTTGAGTGTAGAGATCCCACAACCGGACAGTAGTATCATCCGAGCCACTTGCTAACTGTGTACCGTCAGGACTGAAAGAAACACACAAGACAGAGTCCCTGTGACCTAATATTGAAGAACACAGTCAGCCAAAAATAAGTTGAACTAAAGAGGATTAACTTTCGACATACCAGGAATGCTAGCAGAAATACGGCTAACTGGGCGAGTTCGGAAAACAGCTTCTTGTCGATACACTATCGTCAAAATCTCCTCCATGGACACTGCATGCACACAATTTGCCAGACATATTATTATTATTATTATCCCAAAAAGAATATAACCAACAGATATGTTACCACTTCTTTCCTCTATGTAAGTTCCTAAGGGCACACGAAGTTCCTCGCCTGATACATAGAAAGCGTAGCGCAACTTCTCCTCCTGGAAAATATAAACAATACCCAAATTCCATGAAACAGGACCACTATTTAAAAGTTGAAAGAATACCTAAAAAAAAGAATCATACATTGTTGAGAAATTTATTAGCTAGCTCGGTAAGCTGCAACTTCCCTGCTCGCTGAGGGATATACATAGGGTCACCTAAAGGAATTCCTTCGGCGTCTACTAACCGACACATCACGGTCATCGCTAACTCCATGGTATCTTCGGTAGGAGGCAAGAACAAAATGACTTACCCTAAAACCCTATCCTGTCCGTAGTCATTCGTGTAATCAATTTATACGTGGTGATGAGTAAATTAGAATTGGGCATCGAGCCCATGGCCCATTTTACAATTTTATAAATTGATTTACCTAGGGAATCATTCTTAATTTTTTGTTGTTTGATGAAAAAACTTAATTTTATTTAAAATGCCCATATATTTCTAAAATTTTTTATCCTTTATATCTATACTATTCTACTAGAATCATTTTTTTGTTTTTTTTTGATAAAAACTTAAATTTATCTAAAATTCCCATACCTTTCTAAAACAATTTTAATTTTCATTAATAACATTATAGGTTTGAGACATATAATCAAAATTATTCATTAATTAAATATGCCCAAATTTAAAAACCTATCACTATCATATCATTTACAAAAATATTTTATTATACACAAATAAAATATATTCTTAAAGATATAATGCACATAAGTAACTAAGTATAGTTCCCTTATTAGTTTTAGAAATATCAAACTCTTGTTAATTGAACTCTGCGAGGAAAAAAGCTACTCAAAAATGTAGCTAAATGATTTGAATAGACAGCCCACATAATTCAGCATCCTTTGGTTTCTAGAAGATAATTCAGCTCGAAAATTATCTCGAGAGTTGTCCCATTTTGTTATATATCTTAACTTATATAATTTTTTTTTTTTGATAATCCAGTATCCGACCACTTTGCGTGATCGACTAGCCCACCGGGCCTAAGCCCAAGCCATTACAGGATTTTTAAGCGTCCACTTAAGGGCCCCTGGTTACGCGAAGTGGTCTGGAGGGCGAGAAGCAGCCCATGTAAATACCCCCGTGGCCGGGGCTCGAAGTCGGGTGGCGGGCACCTCAGCCGAGGTTCCTTTACCACCAGACTACGAGGCCCGGTTAGCAACTTTCTCTTTCCATTCCTTTACTTTCGTGGTTCCATAAAACCAACTTCATTGTGCAGTTGTGCTAAATAGATTTAGGATTACATAACACACTAAAAAGAGAATGGGCATAACTACTTGATGAAGAAAAGCTATTCGCAAGATGGTAGATGGTTTCCCTGTAAACCGTTATGTCCATGCACAACTACTTGAAGTCGACCAACCTTCTATCAAGTTTGGAAGCGACACGTCTGGGGTAAGCCATATAATATAATAATAGGGCAACTCACTAAAAAGTATTAAAATATGATTTTTTAATCAAAAAACACACAAAGAGAAAAATGACTAAAACATTTTTCATTAAAGAACTAAAAGATTATTTTACCTTTACTTTATAGTAGTTCTACATTTACTTTAATATAAATTTAAATAAATAATTAAATAAATAAAAATATAAAGAGCTAAAAGTGTGTTTTTCAATTCGAATTTTCCAAAATTTTATTTTGAAATCAGAAATTATTTTTGAAATTCTTATTTTAAATTTCAATATTAATTGTTCTTTTTTTTCATATTCTAAAATCTATCTTTCAAATCTAAACTATAATTCTAGATAATTTAATAATAGGGTATACGTGTCTTTTTATCTTTTGATGAAATATTTTGATCATATAATTATTTGTGCTATATTTATGATAAAAAATATTTAGTGGCATTCTAGGAAATTTCTCATAATAATAATAATAGCATGCATTAATTTTAATCATTGATCCATCAACCTTCCTAGAGATTACCTTTTTAATATTTTGCATTTCAGGTGGCAAACGAACTGTCATTTATGATATGATAACTCGGGAGGTTATGATATGAGCGCTCTGTTCCAGACCCTTCTGTCATCTTGCAAAGAGCAATGGAAGATGCTGCGATTTGGCTGAACCTTCATGATGCGCTTCCACATATAGAGCCTCTTGTGATGAATGCTGAGCCGGCTCAGGTACAATGGCAAAAACCACCTGCTTCCTTTGTAAAATGCAACGTGGGCTCGTCTTGGGATGTTAACTCAAACACTGGCGGCGGCGCTTGGATCGTAAGGGACGAAAGAGGTTTAGTTTTGTGTCATAGCAGAAGATCGTTTTCTCTGGTGGGTTCACTTTATCAAGCTAACGTGATGGCCCTACAATGGGCTGCAGAGGCTATGCGTGATCTCAAATTTAAAAAGGTGGTTATGGAGTTTTCAGCGCTAGAAGTCCAAAAAGCGATGGTCAGCTCACTTCTTTGTTCTCGAACGAACCAGTCTTGCTCCTATGTTCTAGCTACCATTTTCTCTATCAGGGAAGCGAAGATAAATTTTGTCTCCAGCTCTTGCAATCTGATAGCTAATCTAATTGCAGTTAGCGTTACAAGAGATCAAAGGTTGCAGTCGTATGTCGCTAGGAATGGCCCTGCTTGGCTCTCACCTCAGATTTGTCAGGAAGCATCAACATGAATTATTCACTCTACAGTGGACAACGGTTTGCTCCCGGCCCTATTTTATTTGTTATGGTTTTGTTTTCAGTACTTTGGTTGTTTCATCCCCTTTGTCTTTTGACAAGGATACATTTCCATTATTTCTAATGACAAAAAAAAAACTCGGGAGGTTATACCATTTTAAAAATAATACAAATAAAATATGATTATATTTAATTTTGTTGGGGAAAAAAAGGGTATACGCTTACACACGTCATCCAAATATGTAGAACCAGAGTTCTTACGTATTCTTTCACAATTTTGGTGACTTTTTCGACCTCCAACTAACAATCTTCAATGGTGTGTCCTCTTCTTCTGCTACATGGCACACTAGAAACACTGCCAAATATCTTTTGTCCATCGGGAATGACAAAAAACTCTTCTCGAGAGTTTGTTCTTTGTCAATCCTTTTGATAATTATGAGACATGAAGAATGACAACCTTTGATAAGAATTGATTTTTTTCACAAGCTGTGGAGCATATACTGAAAGACTTTCCTTTTGAATGCCAAATAAACCTTACTTCGATCCGTATCTTTTAGAATGTGCTGAAAATTGAGAAGGTGATGACTTTTTCTTTCTCATGCAATTCATTCATTACCTTTTATTTTAGATCTAATTAAAATAATTAAAAATTGAATATCTATCAACCAATCAAATTATAACAATTTTTCTTAAATTTTTTCTATGATTGACATCTAAGTGACTTCTCATTTAATATATATGAAGATGTTTATTTTTCATGATGGCCATTATGCACTAAAAATGCATCAATATTCACCGGACATAAGTCATGCTCTTGGTGGGTGCTTGTCTCATATAACGTACCATGTTCCTCTACTTCATTTAATTGTAAAATTAAGAAAGTGATATTGTATACAATAATTTAATTGATTTTGAAAGAATTCAATTGAAAACATAAAATAAATATTTTGAAGTATTTTAAATGATTTAATGAGGATTTTAATGTACTAGTCCAATTCCTTTAAATTTAATGAACTTTATGAATTATTAAAAAGCACAAAGAAAAACAATAATATTTACTGATAAAAATGATAAAACCATAATCATTTTCATATCAATTATAGATAGAGATTTTCATTTTAAAAGTGAAGTAAAACTATACTAACAAAAAATAATAACAAGTCAATTACTTTTACATCACTATACAAAGATGTTGAGATAGACTATATCGGGATATAAAAGTTTGTTCATCCATTGTAATATGGATTACAATAAATAGTATATTTTTCATTTCATCAAAATGATAATATATTTTGTTTAGCTGAT is a genomic window containing:
- the LOC106305085 gene encoding notchless protein homolog, producing the protein MELAMTVMCRLVDAEGIPLGDPMYIPQRAGKLQLTELANKFLNNEEKLRYAFYVSGEELRVPLGTYIEERSVSMEEILTIVYRQEAVFRTRPVSRISASIPGHRDSVLCVSFSPDGTQLASGSDDTTVRLWDLYTQTPMFTCIGHTNWVLSVAWSPDGKHLVSGDLAGNICCWIPKTGKLDGSPLRGHKKWITSISWEPVHLTYPCRRFVTSSKDEDARIWDITLKKSVTCLSGHTRGVTCVKWGGDGIIYTGSQDCTIKMWQVTPEGLPCLKAQLKKHGHWVNSLALSTDYVLRTGAFDHTGKQYSSSPEEVRKAALKRYDQAKGEYGERLVSGSDDFTMILWEQSVSDQPKQHLFGHQQLVNHVCFSPNGQWIASASFDKSIRIWDGITGAFITTLRGHLGPVYQISWSPDSRMLLSGSKDSTLKIWDIGLRQLKQDLPGHADEVYAVDWSPDGERVVSGGKDKSLKLWVG